CTTTAGCGGCTTTCTTTTGGAATTTCTTACCTTTTTCGGTAGATAGGAAATAAGCTGCGGCTGCACCAGAGGCAACACCAATAATCACGTTTTTCAATAGTTTACTCATACTTCTTCTCCTTTTTTACGAAATAATTTTGAGGCAACTTTACCAACAGCAAATGCTGCAAAAGCTTTGCTAACATTTGATGAGGATTGAGTAGCTTTTTGAGTGATGTTACGAGCTTTTGTATTCAAGTCCGAAACAGTCTCAGACAACTCTGCAACTGCCACAAAAAGTGGATCAATTGTTGACACCTTGCCATTAACATCCTCAACTAAAACATTAGCTTTAGCCAAGATTTCATTGGTCTGATGAAGAGTGACGTTAACATCACTGGTCAACACTTTTATGGTTTGCTTTGTTTCATCAATTGTCTCATTTACAACATCAACTGTTTTATATAGTTTAACACCAAGTGGTATAAAAACGCCAACAAAAACAGCAAAAGCAATGGCAATAATTAATAGTGCTACTTCAAACATTTTTTCTCCCATCTACCTATTTTTTATTCCTGATAATACGGAACATCTTTCTGTTTTCTTCTCCAGATAACCAAGACTACACCAATCAAAACGAGTAGAGCAGAAAGCCATTGTGATACTCGAATTCCGAGTAACATTAGACTATCTGTCCGCATTCCTTCGATGACAAAACGCCCACAACCATACCAAATAAGGTAAAAGAAGGCAATTTCACCTTGTTTGAAGAAACGTGGTCGGTGTCTTAGGATCATGACAATCACAAATCCTAATAAATTCCACAATGATTCATATAAAAATGTCGGAACACGATACGAACCATCAATATACATCTGGTTCTTGATAAAATCTGGTAGGAAATTCAGATTATCTACTATTTTACCATAAGCTTCTTGATTTATGAAATTTCCCCATCGCCCAATAGCTTGCGCAATCATGACACCAGGTGCTGCAATGTCCAAAAAATCGAGTGGATTGATTGCTCGGTAATAAGAAAAAACAAACAATACGATTGCTCCTGTAATCAAGCCACCATAAATAGCAAGACCACCGTTCCAAATGGCAATTATTTCGCTCAATGGCTGATTAGCATAATAAGACCAATCAAAAATGACATAATAAACACGAGCACCAATAATCGCAAGTGGGAATGCAATTAAAATAAAATCTAAAATATCATCAGGAATTATCTTCCGACGCGGTGCTTCTTTCATCGCTAAATAAACAGCAAGAAGTAACCCTGAAACAATAAAAATCGCATACCAACGAATACTAATAGGACCTAACTGAATAGCAACTGGATCAATCATTAGTCCTCCTCGTTTTGGCTAATAAGCTGAGTGAGGCGGTCCTCAAATGTCTTAGTTGCATCAAATCCCATTTGTTTAGCACGGTAGTTCATGGCTGCTGCTTCAATAACGACTGACATGTTACGTCCTGTTTTTACTGGGATACGCACGCGCGGAATTTTTACACCAGATAACTCGATTTCTTCGTTACTATTTCCTAAGCGATCAAAGATTTTATCTGATTCAAAATTCTCTAAGTAAATTGCCAATTGAACTTGTGATGAATCTTTAACAGCGCTAGCACCGTACAAGCTCATCACATCAATGATACCAACACCTCGAATTTCAAGCAAATGACGGAGAATTTCTGCGGGTTCCCCCCAAAGTGTTTCTTCGTCTTTGGCAAATACATCGACACGGTCATCAGCCACCAAGCGGTGACCACGTTTGACTAATTCAAGACCTGTTTCACTTTTACCAATTCCTGAATCACCTTGAATTAAAACTCCCATACCGTAAATATCCATGAGAACACCATGAACGCTAGTGCGTTCGGCAAGGCAAGAATCCAGATACCATGATATTTCACCAGATAAACGACTTGTTGGCGCATGACTTTGCAAGACAGCAATGCCTTTTTCTTTAGCGGCTGCCAACATTTCATCTAGAATGGGTAGATTACGCGCCACAATAATAGCAGGTGTCTCTGGCTTAATCATTTCTGTCAAAACTTGATAACGATTATGTGATGACATTTTGGTAAGATAAGACCACTCTTTCATCCCTATCAATTGCAGGCGTTCCGGCGAATAATAATCAAAATAACCTGTCATCTCAAGCCCAGGTCGTGAAATATCTGACGTTGTAATTTCTTTAGCTAATAAGTCATCATCACCGTAGATAACATCTAGCTTGACCTTCTCCACCAACATTTTTACAGTAACCGACATTTGATGTACCATGAACCATTTATCAATCACCTCGTGACTGTGTAAATAAATTGAAAATTTTAGAAAATAAGCTTGACTAAAACCACAAGCTATTTTCAGTTTATCATCAATTTTTGTTCAATCCTTTTCCTCTTTTTTTCATTATTATATCACATTAACCTGAAAAAGTAAGCGTTCACGCAGACTTATTCAAAAACATTGTCAGTTTCCTGCTAATAAAAAGCTACCAAATCAAAAGCCCAGAACAATCATACTCTGAGCTTTTCCTGTTTTGAAAGACCTTTATAAGTTCCTGTTATCCCTATAAGTGTCAAGTTTTTGCTACATTGAAGTTGAACTGTCAGTTTTTACCAAAACCAACCATCGTTGTCATCATTTTCGTCAACGACTTCAGCATCCTTACGTCGGCGTGGTCCCGTTCCATAATGGTCACGAGTGATATCTTCTTTGTAAGGAAGAAAAATTGCTAAAAGAATATAAATGACAATGCCAAATCCATAAAAATACATCAGCAATGCTGTCAAGACACGCGTCAAAGACAAGTCCCAACCAAACTTATCAGCAATTCCGGCACAGACACCACAAACCAGTTTATTTTTTCGCTGTTTATAAAGAGCTGATTTCATTTTAGCCCCTTCCTTCTTTTTATCTCAATATGATTATTATACCTAATCGCCCTTAAAATAAAATCAGTCCTACGACTGATTTTATACTGAAGAAAAAATCTTTCTCTAAATTTCTTGATTTTTGATTTCTAAGAGCTTGCCGTGGCAACGTCCACAACGGTATTTTTGGGTATTGACACGACGTTTTCGGTGATAGTCTCGTCCACATTTTTGGCAACGATATAGGTATTTTTCCGTCTTTTGGGGCATGGCTGGCGCGTAACGCAGACCATCAACTGCTTTCAATAATGCTTTAAAATCGGCATCAGCGTGCTTATAGCCTTTTCCCTCAAAATACAAATGATAATGACAAAGCTCATGGCGAACAATTTTTCGAAAAACGTCAACAACAAATGCTTCATAAATCTTGGGATTAAAATCCAAATGCCCATCAGCAGGGAAAAAACGACCACCTGTTGTCCGCAAACGTGGATTCCAGACTGCCGTATGGCGAAATTCTTTTCCGAAATCTTCTCGTGAGACTGTTTTGATAAAATTAGTTAAGTTCACGTAACTCTACCAAGGAAAGATTAATTTTTCCACGTTCCTTATCGATTTTTGAAACCCAAACCGTCACAACGTCTCCGACAGAAACCACTTGACTTGGGTGTTTGACAAAGGACTTGCTCATTTGTGAAATATGAATCAAACCGTCATCATGCAAACCAATATCAACAAATGCACCAAAATCAACGACATTGCGGACAGTTCCTTCTAATTTTTGCCCAATTTCAAGGTCTGAAATATCCAAAACATCTTGGCGGAGCACAGGTGCTTCAAAATCATCACGCAAATCACGCCCTGGTTTTAAGAGGTCAGCGATAATATCTTTAAGCGTTTCTTGCCCGATATTAATGGTTTCAGCCATCGTTTCAATTGAAACAGATTGCAGTTTTGTTTTTGCTGAATCATCTAAATCTGTAATATTTAATTCTTTCAATAAGCGTTCAACGGCTTTATAAGACTCTGGGTGAACGCCTGTATTGTCAAGGATATTTTCTGACCCTGGAATACGCAAGAAACCTGCTGCTTGTTCAAAAGCCTTAGCTCCCAGACGTGGAACTTTTTTGATTTCTTCACGCGAAGCAATTCGTCCATTTTCATCACGGTATTTGACAATATTTTCAGAAATTGTTTTATTTAATCCTGAAACGCGGGCTAATAACGCGGGGCTTGCTGTATTGATATTAACACCGACTTGGTTAACAACGGTATCTACAACAAAATCAAGCTTTTCGGCAAGTTTTTTCTGACTAACGTCGTGCTGATATTGTCCGACACCAATTGATTTTGGATCGATTTTAACCAATTCTGCAAGTGGGTCTTGCAAACGACGCGCAATGGAAATAGCTGAGCGTTTTTCAACGGTCAAATCTGGAAACTCGTGACGTGCCAATTCAGATGCGGAATAGACAGAAGCTCCACTTTCATTGACAATCACGTAAGAAACATCTGGAAAATCTTTCAAAACTTGTGCCACAAAGGCTTCACTTTCACGGCTAGCAGTCCCGTTTCCGATAGCAATAATCTCAACACCATATGTGCGAATGAGATCTGCTAAATCTTTTTTCGCTTGCTCGATTTTAGCCTGACTAGCTGGTGGAACAGGATAGATAACTTGGGTAGTCATCAATTTTCCTGTTTGGTCAACAACACCTAACTTAGCTCCTGTACGAAAGGCTGGGTCAAATCCTAACACCATTTTTCCTTTCAAAGGAGACACCAAAAGGAGATTGCGAAGATTTTCGGAGAACAGTTCGATTGCACCATCCTCTGCACTTTCTGTTAACTCACTGTGAACACGGCGTTCCATAGCAGGAACGATTTTTTTCTTAATCGTTCCTGCTATGACATCATCAATATAAGCATTTTTATTTTTAAAGCGAGCTCCCATGAAGCGCACCATTTTATCAATGTTATGCTCGAAACCAACTTTTAAAATACCGAGTTTTTCACCACGATTAAGTGCCAAAATACGATAACCTTGGATTTTAGAAACTTTCTCTGAAAAATCATAGTAAATTTGGAAGGTTTTATTATTATCGGCAGCTTCATCTTTAACTGTTGATATGATTGAGCTGTAAGACCAGATTTCATTGTAAACCCATGAGCGGAGCTTGTTGTCCTCCGAAAAAGCTTCAATAAGAATTTCACAAGCGCCAGCAAGGGCCTTGTCAGCTGTTTCAAACCCTTCTGTTATAAAATTCGCTGCTTCTACTTCAAGCGAAGGCTTATTTTGCAAAATTAAACGAGCTAGTGGAAATAGCCCTGCTTCTCTGGCGATAGTGGCTTTAGTACGACGTTTTTCTTTGTAAGGAAGATAAAGTTCTTCAACGTCTGCCAACTTTTCAGCCTTCTCAATAGCTTTTTTGAGTTCCGCAGTAAGCTTACCTTGTTCTTCAATTTTAGCAAGAACAGTCGCTTTACGGTCAGTTAAAGCTGTCATGCTTTTATCCAAGTCAATGATAGCTTTAATTTGTACTTCATCCAAATTACCTGTCATTTCCTTACGATAACGAGCAATGAAAGGAATGGTATTCCCTTGTGAAGTCAAGTCTAGAACTTTGGCAATTTGGCTCTCTTTGATGTTTAAATCTTGAGCAATTTTTGTTACATTTTCATTTTCCATAGTGCTTCTATTATATCATAAATCAGCTGAGTCTCAGGTTTTCACTTAGATTTTTAAATGCAATAATGAGAAATTCACGCCAATTTCTTAGGCAGATAACCGTCTAAATGACACACTATTTCGCATTAAAATAGCTAATTTGTCTGCTTAGTTTTTGTACTATTTGAGGATTGATAGTATAATAAGAGCTGATTACATATAGAAAAGAGGTGCCTTATGGCTATCACACATAAACGTCAAGATGATTTAGAGTCAATGTTTGCAAGCTTTGCAAGTATTCCTAAAATCTCTAGCGACCCTGAAAAAGAAAAGAAAGTTAAGGACAAAAAAGCTGAGAAAGCGACTGATTAATTTTTATGGAAATTTTTAATAATTTACCTGCTAGTGTCTTACAATGGTTTGCGATTTTTATTTCAATCATTATCGAGGCACTGCCTTTTGTTTTGCTAGGAACCATTCTTTCTGGCTTCATTGAGGTTTATGTTACGCCTGATTTGGTACAACGTTTTCTACCTCGAAATCGTTTTTTACGAATCCTTTTTGGAACTTTTATTGGTTTTGTCTTTCCGTCCTGCGAATGTGGTATTGTTCCCATTATCACGCGCTTTTTGGAGAAAAAAGTTCCTAGTTACACCGCTGTTCCTTTCTTGGCAACAGCTCCGATTATCAACCCAATCGTCCTTTTTGCCACCTATTCAGCTTTTGGAAATAGCTGGCGCTTCTTAAGCTTACGACTGCTTGGTGCTATTATTGTTGCTATTACGTTGGGTATCATGCTGGGATTTGTGGTTGATGAAAATATCCTCAAAGAAAATGCTAAACCAACACATTTTCACGATTATTCTGGTGAAACATGGTATCGCAAAATTTTCTTAGCTCTTGCGCACGCAATTGATGAATTTTTCGATACTGGACGTTATTTGGTTTTTGGTACCCTGGTAGCTTCAGGAATGCAGATTTACCTACCAACACGCATTTTGACCAGAATTGGTGGTAATGCCCTTACAGCCATTTTAGTCATGATGTTACTGGCATTCATTCTTTCTCTTTGTAGTGAAGCAGATGCCTTTATCGGAGCTTCCTTGCTATCAAGTTTTGGTACAGCACCTGTTCTAGCCTTTCTTTTGATTGGACCAATGGTAGATATTAAAAATCTAATGATGATGGTAAATTCCTTTAAACCTCGCTTTATCGTCCAATTTATCACAGTATCTGTTGGGATGATTATTATTTACTGTTTACTTGTGGGGGTGATTTGATGATTCGATTTTTAATTTTAGCGGGTTACTTTGAATTAACCATGTATCTTCAAATCTCTGGAAAATTGGATCAATACATCAATACTCACTATGCTTATTTAGCCTACATTTCCATGGTTTTATCATTTCTTTTAGCGGTTATTCAACTGGTTATTTGGATGAAAAATCTGAAATTGCACAGCCATTTACATGGAAAAATAGCGAAGGTGACTAGTCCGATGATTTTGGTCATTCCAGTGTTGGTAGGGCTCTTAGTTCCTACGGTAACGCTAGATTCAACGACAGTAGCTGCCAAAGGCTATAATTTCCCACTTGCTGCTGGTTCTGCTGGTACGGTTAGTGATGATGGAACAACAGTCCAATACCTGAAACCTGACACAAGTTTGTATTTTACATCTTCTGCTTACGAAAAAGAAATGCAGAAAGAACTCAAAAAATACAAAGGTTCAGGCGAACTTAAAATCACAACCGAAAATTATATGGAAGTCATGGAACTCATCTATCTCTATCCTGATGAATTTATGGGACGTGAGATTACTTATACTGGATTTGTTTATAACGAGCCTGGTCACGAAGGCTATCAATTCCTTTTCCGTTTTGGTATCATTCACTGTATTGCAGATTCTGGTGTTTATGGCTTATTGACAACTGGAAACAGTACAAGCTACGCTGATAACACTTGGATTACCGCAACAGGCACAATCAGCCTCGAATACAACCAAACCCTTGAACAAACACTCCCAGTTCTTCATATTATAGAAATGAAAGAGACTAGTGAACCCGATAATCCTTACGTTTATCGTGTCTTTTAAACACAAGCCCCCTCCAAAACTGAACTGCACCCTAAAAATTAGACAAAAATCTAACGATTGGGGTGCTTTTTGTATGAAATTAAGTTATAAAGACAAGGTTCAAATCTATAAGTTACGACAAAATGGAGAGTCGATTAACTCCTTATCAAAAAAGTTTAGTATTGATAAGCTTATATCAAATATAGGTTTCGACTGATTGATCGGTATGGAATAAGTATCGTCAAGAAAAGGAAAAATATTTATTACTCTCCAGACTTAAAGCAGGAAATGATTGATAAAGTTTTGTTTAACGGTCAATCCCAAAAGCAAGTCGCTCTTGATTACGCCTTACCCAATTATAGTCAGCTGTCAAATTAGTCATGTTAACCTTTAATCCTAGTCCCTGTTCTATGAAACGGCTAATTGAGTGCATGACCCGCTTTGCGGCTGCTCCACTGCCGACTGTGATAACACAGTCATCTGCGTAGCGAACGAAGTGAAGTCCCCTACTTTCCAACTCTTTATCCAGCTCATTAAGCATGATATTAGACAAGAGCGGGATAAGTTTCCTCACTGTGGTGTACCCACTAGTGTTTTCTGCCGGTGTCCATTAACAACCACACCCGAATGGAGATATTTTCGTATCAGAGATTCTGTGTTATCATCTTGTATCATGTTATGGACAAGCGACATCAATCTATCTTGAGGAACCGTATCGAAGAATTTCTCAAGGTCTATGGCCACTATCCACTCATAGCCATCATTGAGATATTTTAATAACTTGATAATGGCTTTTTCACATGACCTTTCTGGTTTAAAACCATAGCTCGTTTCAGAAAAGTGAGGCTCACAGATAGGACTGATGACTTGAACAATAGCTTGTTGTATCATTCTATCCATGACCGTTGGGATGCCAAGCTGACGGTCTCCTCCATTTAGTTTAGGCAACTCGTAAGACTGGTTGGGGGTACTTCCTTTGGGACTTTAGTGTTTAGTGCCACCTCATCCGCTATATACGCCTTGATATCACGTTCCTGTTCGTAGTGCCACGATTTTGCTATTCCTTCCTCTCCCCGCTACCTCACGATGGTCAGGATGCAGAGTCGCTATAGGGTTCACCAGTAGCGGGTGCCCCAGAGGACTTACACCTCAGATGTACGACATGCCCGTCGTACACTAAAAGGACTTAGCCCTGTACAATACAGGACTAAATCCTTTCAATAATTAATTATCCAACTTTTTGGGGTCAGTACAAACTGGAGGGGGGCATTTATTTTGTTTTATAAGTATAAACTAGTCGTCCAATGTTTATGAGTGAGACGAATGCCCAAATAAGCATGGTAACCCAGTTTGCCTCGAAGGCATAAATGGCTGTTAAAACAAGGGTAGACGACGTTAAGAGAATTATTGATAAATGCTCTTTGAAAAATTCTAACATTAACTTTTAAACAATCCCTTCTAAGAGACCACGCATAAAGTCTTCAGAATCAAATTCACCGATGTCATCAATTTTTTCACCAAAACCAATAAATTTGACAGGAATATCAAGTTCTTGGCGAATAGCAAGAACAACACCACCTTTAGCCGTTCCGTCAATTTTAGTTAGGATAAGCCCAGTTAATGGTGTAATTTTTGAGAATTCTTTAGCTTGGCTAAGCGCATTTTGACCTGTTGAAGCATCAAGTGCAAGGAGTGTTTCATGCGGTGCATCTGGCACGACACGCTTAATGATACGACCAATTTTTTCAAGCTCTGCCATCAAATTATCTTTATTTTGCAGACGTCCTGCTGTATCAATGAGAAGAATATCAACATTTTCAGCGACAGCTTTTTCCATACCGTCAAAAACAACAGAAGCTGGATCAGCTTTTTCTGGTCCTGTTACAACTGGCACACCGACACGACGTCCCCATTCAACAAGCTGCGCAACCGCACCAGCGCGGAATGTATCAGCAGCAACAAGCATGACTTTCTTGCCTTCATTTTTATATTTGTAGGCTAATTTACCGATTGACGTCGTTTTTCCGACACCATTAACCCCAACAAAAAGCATAACGGTTAAATCATCTTGGAAATTAATTTTTTCGTTGAAAACACCGTCTTTTTCGTAAATATCAACTAATTTTTCAATGATAACACGTTTTAATTCGTCAGCTCTCTTAGCATTTTCAATTTTGGCTTCATAACGCAAATCTTCTGTTAATTGTGTTGCGACATTCACTCCAACGTCTGAAAGAATGAGCATTTCTTCTAGTTCCTCGAAGAATTCTTCATCAACACGACGGAAATTAGCCAAGAAGGCGTTCAAACGTGCACTGAAACCAGTACGGGTCTTTTTCAGACTGCGATTGTATTTTTCTTCTTCGGTTTCGGTTGCTTCTTGCACAACTACTTCTTCTGGTTCAGTTTCTTGACGTGTTTCGACAGCTTCAAAAGTAACTGTCTCACCACGGTCAATAGCCTCTCGAACAGCTGCTTTTTTCGCATAATAATCAGCCATGACATCTGAAAAATGGTGGTCTGTTTCAGCCTCATTAGTTACTACGGTTGCTTCTGAAATTTCTTCAGTTTGGTTAGCTGTATTTTCAACCACAGTTTCGCTATTTTCAGACTGAACAAGCGTTTCTATTTCAACAAATTCAGCTTCGCTATTGACATTAACAACGTCTTGAACTTCTGGAGTTTTTTCCACAGTATCGTTGACGATTTCTGCTTGTTCTGAAACCTCAACAGTTTCTTTTACTGTATCTGAAGAGGAGGCTTCGGTTTGTTCTGATGTTTCGACAACCTCTTGAAGTGTTTCTTCTTGGCTTTGGCTGTCAACCGTCTCCTCAACTTCTTTTTTCTTATTTCCAAATAAACGGTCAAATAGTCCCATACTAAGTACCAAAATCGATAAGATTACCTTATCCACTTTTCCTTTCTACTACGCATTTAAAATGTATTTTTCGACAGCTTCTGCAACACCTGATTCGTCATGGGTACGTGTTGTTACCGCATTAGCTGTTTCTTTCGCAATAGCAACACCATTTGCCATTGCGACACCTAAACCAGCCCATTTAAGCATTGAGAGGTCGTTTTCTTCATCTCCCATAGCCATAACATTTTCAGGGAGTAAGTTCAAATGCTGAATCAACTGATTTAACCCTGCTGCTTTATGGACGCCTTTAGGCATCATCTCCAATATAATATCACGTGATTTGAAAATTTCAAACTCATTGTATAATTCTTTCGGAAATTGCAAAATCTGCTTGTCCAAAAATTTGGGATTTGTCACGCTAACGACCTTGTTATAAATAATATTTTTAGGAATATCATCAAAAGAAGTTAGTTCTACAAATTTAAGTTTGGGGTTGGCTTGTGGGTAAAGGGACTGATTGCCTTGACTAGCAAGACTATAAACAATTCCGTCACTAAGCACATCAAATGGAAGAGCAAGCGGTTCAAGCGTGCTGTGTAAACGTTTGAGTTGCGCACGTGTTAGCTCACTTTTATCTAAAATATCGCCATTTGTCTTTTGAACCAAACCACCATTGAAAGTGATGATATAGTCCTCATCAGAAATCAAATCTAGCTCTTCAAGCAAACCGCTAATCGCCTTTAGAGGACGTCCAGTCGTAATAACAACTTTAATTCCCTTATCACGTGCTGCTCGCAAAGCTTTTTTATTTTCTGGTGAAACAACCTTTTGGCTGTTAAAAAGTGTACCGTCTAAATCCAAGGCTAATAATTTAATATCCGCCATTACTCTACCAATCCTTCCATGTAAGCCATGACAGACTCCTCATCACAATGCCCGATGATTTCATTTGAGATGTCTTTGATTTCTTGTCGAGCATTTTCTGTCGCAATTGCAGTCCCAGCAAAATCAAGCATTTCAAAATCGTTAAGGTTGTCGCCAAACG
This sequence is a window from Streptococcus macedonicus ACA-DC 198. Protein-coding genes within it:
- a CDS encoding putative methyl-accepting chemotaxis domain-containing protein, with translation MFEVALLIIAIAFAVFVGVFIPLGVKLYKTVDVVNETIDETKQTIKVLTSDVNVTLHQTNEILAKANVLVEDVNGKVSTIDPLFVAVAELSETVSDLNTKARNITQKATQSSSNVSKAFAAFAVGKVASKLFRKKGEEV
- a CDS encoding Prolipoprotein diacylglyceryl transferase, with translation MIDPVAIQLGPISIRWYAIFIVSGLLLAVYLAMKEAPRRKIIPDDILDFILIAFPLAIIGARVYYVIFDWSYYANQPLSEIIAIWNGGLAIYGGLITGAIVLFVFSYYRAINPLDFLDIAAPGVMIAQAIGRWGNFINQEAYGKIVDNLNFLPDFIKNQMYIDGSYRVPTFLYESLWNLLGFVIVMILRHRPRFFKQGEIAFFYLIWYGCGRFVIEGMRTDSLMLLGIRVSQWLSALLVLIGVVLVIWRRKQKDVPYYQE
- the hprK gene encoding HPr kinase/phosphorylase; protein product: MVHQMSVTVKMLVEKVKLDVIYGDDDLLAKEITTSDISRPGLEMTGYFDYYSPERLQLIGMKEWSYLTKMSSHNRYQVLTEMIKPETPAIIVARNLPILDEMLAAAKEKGIAVLQSHAPTSRLSGEISWYLDSCLAERTSVHGVLMDIYGMGVLIQGDSGIGKSETGLELVKRGHRLVADDRVDVFAKDEETLWGEPAEILRHLLEIRGVGIIDVMSLYGASAVKDSSQVQLAIYLENFESDKIFDRLGNSNEEIELSGVKIPRVRIPVKTGRNMSVVIEAAAMNYRAKQMGFDATKTFEDRLTQLISQNEED
- the pspC gene encoding Phage shock protein C, putative; stress-responsive transcriptional regulator; amino-acid sequence: MKSALYKQRKNKLVCGVCAGIADKFGWDLSLTRVLTALLMYFYGFGIVIYILLAIFLPYKEDITRDHYGTGPRRRKDAEVVDENDDNDGWFW
- a CDS encoding putative metallopeptidase (Zinc) SprT family, translated to MNLTNFIKTVSREDFGKEFRHTAVWNPRLRTTGGRFFPADGHLDFNPKIYEAFVVDVFRKIVRHELCHYHLYFEGKGYKHADADFKALLKAVDGLRYAPAMPQKTEKYLYRCQKCGRDYHRKRRVNTQKYRCGRCHGKLLEIKNQEI
- a CDS encoding Transcription accessory protein (S1 RNA-binding domain), with translation MENENVTKIAQDLNIKESQIAKVLDLTSQGNTIPFIARYRKEMTGNLDEVQIKAIIDLDKSMTALTDRKATVLAKIEEQGKLTAELKKAIEKAEKLADVEELYLPYKEKRRTKATIAREAGLFPLARLILQNKPSLEVEAANFITEGFETADKALAGACEILIEAFSEDNKLRSWVYNEIWSYSSIISTVKDEAADNNKTFQIYYDFSEKVSKIQGYRILALNRGEKLGILKVGFEHNIDKMVRFMGARFKNKNAYIDDVIAGTIKKKIVPAMERRVHSELTESAEDGAIELFSENLRNLLLVSPLKGKMVLGFDPAFRTGAKLGVVDQTGKLMTTQVIYPVPPASQAKIEQAKKDLADLIRTYGVEIIAIGNGTASRESEAFVAQVLKDFPDVSYVIVNESGASVYSASELARHEFPDLTVEKRSAISIARRLQDPLAELVKIDPKSIGVGQYQHDVSQKKLAEKLDFVVDTVVNQVGVNINTASPALLARVSGLNKTISENIVKYRDENGRIASREEIKKVPRLGAKAFEQAAGFLRIPGSENILDNTGVHPESYKAVERLLKELNITDLDDSAKTKLQSVSIETMAETINIGQETLKDIIADLLKPGRDLRDDFEAPVLRQDVLDISDLEIGQKLEGTVRNVVDFGAFVDIGLHDDGLIHISQMSKSFVKHPSQVVSVGDVVTVWVSKIDKERGKINLSLVELRELN
- a CDS encoding Possible permease, which translates into the protein MEIFNNLPASVLQWFAIFISIIIEALPFVLLGTILSGFIEVYVTPDLVQRFLPRNRFLRILFGTFIGFVFPSCECGIVPIITRFLEKKVPSYTAVPFLATAPIINPIVLFATYSAFGNSWRFLSLRLLGAIIVAITLGIMLGFVVDENILKENAKPTHFHDYSGETWYRKIFLALAHAIDEFFDTGRYLVFGTLVASGMQIYLPTRILTRIGGNALTAILVMMLLAFILSLCSEADAFIGASLLSSFGTAPVLAFLLIGPMVDIKNLMMMVNSFKPRFIVQFITVSVGMIIIYCLLVGVI
- a CDS encoding ABC transporter, substrate-binding protein, with product MIRFLILAGYFELTMYLQISGKLDQYINTHYAYLAYISMVLSFLLAVIQLVIWMKNLKLHSHLHGKIAKVTSPMILVIPVLVGLLVPTVTLDSTTVAAKGYNFPLAAGSAGTVSDDGTTVQYLKPDTSLYFTSSAYEKEMQKELKKYKGSGELKITTENYMEVMELIYLYPDEFMGREITYTGFVYNEPGHEGYQFLFRFGIIHCIADSGVYGLLTTGNSTSYADNTWITATGTISLEYNQTLEQTLPVLHIIEMKETSEPDNPYVYRVF
- the ftsY gene encoding Signal recognition particle receptor protein FtsY (=alpha subunit), with product MDKVILSILVLSMGLFDRLFGNKKKEVEETVDSQSQEETLQEVVETSEQTEASSSDTVKETVEVSEQAEIVNDTVEKTPEVQDVVNVNSEAEFVEIETLVQSENSETVVENTANQTEEISEATVVTNEAETDHHFSDVMADYYAKKAAVREAIDRGETVTFEAVETRQETEPEEVVVQEATETEEEKYNRSLKKTRTGFSARLNAFLANFRRVDEEFFEELEEMLILSDVGVNVATQLTEDLRYEAKIENAKRADELKRVIIEKLVDIYEKDGVFNEKINFQDDLTVMLFVGVNGVGKTTSIGKLAYKYKNEGKKVMLVAADTFRAGAVAQLVEWGRRVGVPVVTGPEKADPASVVFDGMEKAVAENVDILLIDTAGRLQNKDNLMAELEKIGRIIKRVVPDAPHETLLALDASTGQNALSQAKEFSKITPLTGLILTKIDGTAKGGVVLAIRQELDIPVKFIGFGEKIDDIGEFDSEDFMRGLLEGIV
- a CDS encoding Hydrolase (HAD superfamily), with protein sequence MADIKLLALDLDGTLFNSQKVVSPENKKALRAARDKGIKVVITTGRPLKAISGLLEELDLISDEDYIITFNGGLVQKTNGDILDKSELTRAQLKRLHSTLEPLALPFDVLSDGIVYSLASQGNQSLYPQANPKLKFVELTSFDDIPKNIIYNKVVSVTNPKFLDKQILQFPKELYNEFEIFKSRDIILEMMPKGVHKAAGLNQLIQHLNLLPENVMAMGDEENDLSMLKWAGLGVAMANGVAIAKETANAVTTRTHDESGVAEAVEKYILNA